A segment of the Manduca sexta isolate Smith_Timp_Sample1 unplaced genomic scaffold, JHU_Msex_v1.0 HiC_scaffold_1478, whole genome shotgun sequence genome:
cgtctagccttcaaaagtaatgaaaaaagaaaaacttgATCCATATTGGTAATATAATCATTTGGTGTTGactgaaaacaatattattttattataagacaaaTAATATCAAGCCAGTCTAGTTGGCCAATTCATTCCATAAACAAATTAGTGTACAACATGGCCCTCATGATTTTAGGGACCGCGACTGGTTCATGAACCTTGTGAGCGACATGTTGGGCAAGCACTTTGAGCTGACGTTCCACGCGCTGTGTCCGTCCAAGAGTCCGCCCATCTTCGGACACTTCTTGAACCCCTTCGAGGTGTATGATGATCTTAACGATCCGGTCGCGCTAAGGAAGTAAGGaaagttttaataatagtctaAACGAAACAAGTTTCATTAGTAGATTGAGGGTTAGAAATGAACAAGAAAATCCAAATGTAGTATTTGGGATTGGAGactgcattttatattatagatttttggCAATAGTATAACTAGACAATGTAGTAGCTATATTGGTAGGTAATATTGTTGCCCATTAAAGGTAGCAACCGCACATCCATGGATTGCAAAATGTCAGCGTTTACTACATATGGATGCTTGCAGATACATAGCGAACCAGATGGAGGAGTACAACAGCTGCCCGGGCGTGGTGAAGATGGAGCTGGTGTTGTTCCGCGAGGCCATCGAGCACGTGTGCCGCATCGTGCGCGTCGTCTCGCAGCCGCGCGGCAACCTGCTCTGCGTCGGCATCGGTCACACAACCACTCACTCGTTCACCCATCTCTCACTCACTGATCAATTCACTCACTCATTGATCAATTCACTCGCACACTAatcaattcattcattcactgaTCAATTCATTAGCTTATTGCACAATTCACTCACTCAGTGATCAATTCACTCGCTCATTGATAAATGATTGACCAATTTCAAACGACACTGAAAATTTACCGAATAAAGTTTCAGTACTTTATTCGGtaaattttcaattcaatttattgctAGTTGAAAGTACAACTAGCAATAAGTTGATAAATTatccataatattaattttcaggTGGTTCCGGACGGCAGAGTTTAACTCGTATAGCTTCGTACATATCCGAGTGCAACACATTCCAAGTGGTCGTCACAAAGACATATGGCGTGAAGGATTTCCGTGAGGATTTGAAGGTACAAAATCGCTCATTATTCTCTACGGCTCACATGCTTCGTGGAAAaccaaaatcaatttattaaaatctgtttattgCTTATAGTCTATGATACTAATGGTATTTGGTGTTGAATACGTTTTAGCATGTTTTTGATATTGCCAATAATTTTTGATTTCCTTCACCGGCCCAGCTTTACTACTCTCCCTCAGGTTCTGTACACGGCGTGCGGCGTGGATTGTAAGAAGACGACGTTCATATTCTGCGACACGCAGATCGTGGAGGACCTTCACCGAGATCATCAACAACCTGCTCAGCAGTGGGGAGGTCACTAATCTGTACAAGCCCGATGAATTTGAAGATGTTGGTACCGATCAATGTTATTTCGTTTGCGTCTTGACGCCTCTTTAcaaatttccaataattttcACTAGCTAAAGTATAAGACATTAAATGTTGAATGCTCTTTtgtttatcttattatttaggacttttgtatttgtacgTCTTATACAACGATTAgcgtttatttaattgttagatATTTTGCTTTAGATAAAATCGAGTCTAGAGAAACCAATGAAAGCGGCGAACTTGATGCAAACGGCGGAGTCGGTGTATCTGTTCCTCGTGGACCGCGTCAGAGCCAACATGCACATTGTGCTGTGCTTCAGCCCCATTGGGGATGAGTTCAGGTAGGTTCTATTGAAAGACTAGTTTAACCGGTGCATGAAGAAGCGAATAACcgccaggccggcataactgtgccgaccgtccggaGATGTTTCTCTTGGGCATTTTTTCATTTACCAACGGGTTTAGCGAAGACACTTGGTCGCGCTCTTGATAAAAATAGCACcccatgtttataaataattccatttaCCATCTCCAGATCTATCCAgataatacatttattgaatTAAGTAACCTGATCCTTGTAACCAGATTTTATTCCAATGAGTCAATTATCGAAATCGATACGAAAATATCGATTAAGATCGCCTATTTTTTTTGGCCGTTGGTTGCTACGGTACTTGCTTAAAAGTCAGTTGAGATTAATTAACTTTTGTTAAGTGAATTTTGTAACATCCATTATATTTACTACTATAGGAACAGAATCCGTCAGTACCCAGCGTTGATCAACGCGACGACCACCAACTGGTTCCTGGAGTGGCCGCGGGAGGCGCTACTCGAGGTGGCCTACAAGTTCCTGGACGGGGTCGAGCTGTTGGCTTCCATCACTGGACCCAGGGTGAGTTGTTTAAGGAAGTGTGATTAGTTCAAGACACCTTCGCTTTTATAAGAGtatggatttatttattcaattttggTTTAATGTAAGTGTTCGTAAGGCCTATAAAGATGAACCAAGTAATTTATATAGAcatgtttgtattataatattatgtataattgttAAAGTAAAAGCACCAGgaaagcgtggtggactaaggactaaatTGTTTCAATAGTAAAGGAGGTCCGtaaacagtaggacagtatacaataGAGGGCTAGTATAGTAGAAATTGTTTAAaagaacagataaaaaaaaatactcgtgTGTTCTGCATAACGCTTGTACCGCTATGATCTATTTGCGTGTCAGGTGAGACGCAAAGAATCGCTGGTGGAGAGTCGCGAGGACACGCTGCGGGCGTCGGTGGCGTCCATCATGTCGCTCATACACTCCTCCGTGGGCAAGTACTCCGTGAAGATGTGGAACGAGATGCGGCGCACCAACTACGTCACCCCCACCAACTACCTGGAGCTCGTGTCGGGGTACAAGGAGTGAGTGCCATTTTATATGGTGGTGTAATACGCTGgtagcacattgttttcgtatattcgttaatgtatttatctagcttaactaccaattttaattaggcactgactccaaaattggtatccaatatatacctgggGGCCTACCATCCCTTATTCCGACTCAGTTCATCCTGGGTCCGCTCAAtgtgacattgacatttacgtgtgtcgcgggaatataaccttatatactacataataaggttgttttttccgtgacacacgtaatgtcatgtgGCTGTCGGGCTTGCCGGCAAGCCAAGAGAGGACCCACGAGACCTAAACTGAACTGGTTCGCTATTTCGTACCATGATGTCGTCAAACACGACCAATATACGTCACCGCCTAATCAAGTTCCGACTCAAATGCGATAGTGAGTTAATGGCATGATAGTACTAAATAACTCGATTGAGTTTAGGAACCTATATTGAACTGAATTAATACTGAGTCGCTCGATAAAAGATGAtggttatgtgaaattattttttgggtttgagtggtttttgaagacgatttcattttttgttattcacaGTAAAGTTGGTTTGGTTTAGTGTTCCGTAACTTGTATGCGTTTTGGGAAATTGAGGATGTGATGGGTGAAAGACTATCTCACATTGTGACCACATGCTCTTACCGGACTGTGAGAGAATATCTTCCCACAAATCATGATCTTTTTGACCAGATGCATGACTAtcggtataatattattatttatgttggaCATGAAATTTATGACAGAATGTTGAAAATGAAACGGCACGAGGTGGCGTTGCAAGCGAATAAGTTGAGGAACGGCCTGGGGAAGGTGGAGGAGACCACCAAACTGGTGGGGCAGATGTCTGAGGAGCTCGCGGTGGCGCAGGTGATGCTTCTAATTGAtaatagtttgttttaaattcggGAGTCATTTTGAACTTTCAGTCAGATGTTGATATCCTGGTCAGGCATTCATAATAGTTGTATTCGCTGCCGCTGGATTGTGCAAATGCTATGGTGTTTCTGTTTAGAGGAAGTTATATCTATTGTAATTGCAACTCATTATGAGACAgtgcagtgctttgtaatttaaagctCTGGTTGGTGTTACCATTGATTATAACAATGAAGGTCTTGACGttgtaaacaaaacatataatagtGGATGACTAGCTAATTTCAAATTAGCTTTTGTTCATGGCTCTGCCGCTTTGAAGAATTTTCTGGGATAATATTctgtctatatattttcccaggataagaagtagcctatagcctttccagggtctcaaactgtctccatataaatatagtcttcctcgataaatggtcTATTCAACACTAAATGAATTTCTCAATTCGAACTAGTACTTTCTTAAaatagtgcgttcaaacaaacaaataaactcttcaatTTTGTCTAtcagtatagatatagatagattgaGTTCATTAGTCAATTGCGTAGGTACAAGTGGCGGAGTACACGGAGCAGTGCATCGAGTACATGGGCGTGATCAACGTGCAGCAGCGCAACGCGGACGAGCAGCAGCGCAGCGTGGCGGCGCGCAGCAAGAAGACGCAGGAGGAGGAGGTGCAGTGCAAGAAGCTCGCCGACGCCGCGCTGCGCGACCTCGCCAGCGCCATGCCCGCCCTCGACGAGGCCGTCAAGGTACCAAAGAGTTGTTTATTGCTACAGGGAAAACGAATTGCCGCCATTTGCCATAAACAATCCCGATCGCTTTTTgctatctatctcaaaaatggaccaatcagaacaaagatttttccAACATGCTTATGTATgaattattttcattggttaATTCTTAGAATCAAATTAAGGGCGACATTGggatagtatttaaattattattatttaaattaaattaaagcggcgatagcctagttgggtgtggaacggactgccgagacgaatgtccgcaggttcaaatcccaagggcacacacctctgacttttctaaaaaatcatgtgtgtattctttgtgaatttatcgttcgctttaacggtgaaggaaaacatcgtgaggaaacctgcacacctgagaagttctctataggaatttcgaaggtgtgtgaatccaatccgcactaggccagcgcggtggactaaggcctaatccctctcagtagtagaggaggcccgtgctcagcagtgggcaagtatataatacagggctgatattattattattattattgggaTAGTATATTGAAAACGACTGTTATTGGTTAACCTGATGATatctttatatgaattttaacaaAGCCAGGGGCATGCGAATCTAGAGATCCACATAAAGAGAACTAAACTGTCATTAGATTATTGGGTAACAGGCATTAGACGCTCTGAACAAGAAGGACATCACTGAAGTGAAGTCCTACGCGAAGCTCTACACCGCAGAAGGTCGAGATGGTGCTGGAAGCAGTACTTATCTTATTACAGGCAAGTAACAAAACGCTTTTCAACATTCTTTACTCGTCATGGATGCGAGGGTCTTAATATTTCTGCCGATAATCAGAATAGTTTTTAATTggtaattttatcttttattggGGTATTTATTATGACAGCCCTAATAATTCccttttattttagtttgaatacatagtaaaattataacttcaGCAATTATCCTTCACTTTGCTTCTCTTCACGTAATCGACTCACTACTATGACAGAAAGAGCCGACATGGGCGGAGGCGAAGCGTCAGCTCGGCGACCAGTACTTCCTGGACCGGCTCCGTGAGTTCGACAAGGACAACATTTCGGACAAGACGCTAAAGAAGATCGGCACGTACACCGCCAAGCCGGACTTCGACCCGGAGATCGTGGGCACCGTCTCACTCGCCGCCAAGTCGCTGTGTTTGTGGGTCCGCGCCATCGAGAAGTACGGCAAGGTCTACAAGTGAGTGTTGGGACTGGGAGGCTGGCTTAGAGTGAAGTACCGTGGGGGTTGAGTTTACGGTTTGTGGTGAAAGGTGTGGTCCAATGCTTAGGTTGTGGCTGACTGATCTTGCTTCAGGCAATTTGTGGTTCAAAGCTAACTAGTTTGCGGTCGATTACGTTTTATCCTTGTCTGTAGTTCACTAGTAAAACATTTTCTCTATAGAATAGTAAAGCCCAAAAAAGAACGTCTAGAAGAAGCCCTGGAATCGCTCCGCATGAAGCAGCAGATCTTGGCGGAGGCACGCGCCAAGCTGAGGGAGTTGAGCGAGATGATAGCTCGTCTGCAGCGCGAGTACGACGAGAAGGTCGCGCAGAAGGACGAGCTCGAGCGCAAGTCCAAGCTGCTGCAGCTCAAGCTGGAGCGGGCGGAGGCGCTCATCTCGGGACTGTCGGGTAAAGACTTTATATAGACCAGCATGATTATATTGAACTGAGAGAGATAATCATCCCCGTCAACAGAGTATACTCATCTCTGTCTGTATTTAAGAAAGGCATCATACTCTAATTTCCACTGACTTGCCAGAGCCTATGTCTCAGTATGGATGTTTGTCGGATTAATTTGAAGTCTGGGAAACAGATCCAATAAATGTAATCGCCAGGTGAGAGGGAACGATGGGAGCAGACGGTGGAGCGACTGGACAAGGAGTTCGACAACTTGCCCGGCGACTGCCTCATCGCGACCGGCTTCGTCGCGTACCTCGGGCCCTTCGTTTCCGAGTACCGGGAGGCATTGATGGACGATTGGTTTAATGAGGTACACGGCTCTGCCGATATCGTTAGCAGTAAAGCAAGGTGAATTACAAAAACTCCTTGGTTGCTATCCATGTAATGGGGCCTCACCAGGTTTTGTCGTATCTcctattattgtttatttttattgtctaagATAGGCGAGGAGTTAACGTCCTATACCGACCTTGTTGTATCCTACCTTACTTAGAACCGTTGCAGTTTCAGTGCTGAACGGCAGGTACTCTGGCAGTACCCTATTACTAGTGTCTTTGTCACTGTATACAGAACTAAGTAACTCTTTTACCCCTTCTCCTAAATTCTCTTGTTTCTCCATTTTAGATTATATACCACCAGTCAAATGCCCTTagtaacctaaaaaaaaaataagtaactcCTGAAATCTCCTTGTTATCCTTTGATTTATTCTAATGCATTTCTGTAGGTGTACAACGAAGCCGTGCCTGTGACCATGGACCTAAGCATGAAGAATTTCTTGCTGGACGACGCTACCCTCAGGGATTGGAACTATATGGGGTTACCTGGTGAGATTCACCATCTTGATTTTTTAAGTCTCCAAGTTACCTTATATCTGTACATAATGCAGTACTGTGCTACTGATCTGTATATTCTTCCAATGCATAAACGAAATCTTTGCTACGTAGACTGGTGCACAGAAGAGCCTGTGCTCCTTTTGTTTTAAACATCTGCTGTATCAGTGATAGTTTTAAACCACAGCCTGTTGCAATTCTATATTCtgtatataaaagtaaagtttATGTAAGCAGAGGGACGGTTAAGGCTTAGTAACACGTAATAAACGTTGTTCAGATGATAACTTCAGTGCGGAGAACGGCATTATCGTGGTGCGAGCCACTCGCTGGCCGCTGGCCGTGGACCCTCAGGGTCAGGCGCTCATCTGGATCTCCAGGCTAGAGGAGCAAAACGACATACAGGTATTCAGTGCTAGTTGACTTGATTGTGGTTTTTACAGCTGTTTATAGTCTtgtgtttcaaataaatatcactttCCTAGTCCTAATGTGGATATTCATTTATTCATAGGCGCTGGTACTGATACTTAAATAGATGACCTGTGAATTTTAACCCTAtggaagaaataaacatttgttttttaattgcttacttattaaaaagtataagatcataaaaataaagaattaatttccATCATCAGCTTGTTGACTTCGGCCAACCTAACTACCTAAAAGTCATGGAGACATGCTTGACTGAAGGGAAGCCGATCATCGTCCAGAACGTGGGCGAGGTCCTGGATCCGTCCATAGCGCCTATCCTGGACAAGGCTATTGTGAAGATAGGCAATTCGATGGTTATCAAGTTCAACGAGAAGATGGTCCCGTACAATGAagactttaaaatgtatttgactACTAAACTAGGTGAGCTATTGTGGTAGTTCATGGGAGTAATCAATATAATTGTCTTTTTCTTAAGAGGGAAGTAGATATAAACCATTATTAGAATCACCgtcattgtaaatttattaaaaaattatatccttCACTGCTAGTAAGCCAACTTAAGAAATAGTGCTCTTGTATTTGGACAAGTCACTTAAAGAGCCATAACGTAACGGCTTTATGGTATCTTTGGCGTTTTAAAACCCATGAATGGCTAGTGGGACCATCTATTTATCTGGCCTCTAAGACACCATAAAACCTGAAGTGATTCCC
Coding sequences within it:
- the LOC119191405 gene encoding LOW QUALITY PROTEIN: dynein heavy chain 2, axonemal-like (The sequence of the model RefSeq protein was modified relative to this genomic sequence to represent the inferred CDS: inserted 3 bases in 2 codons; deleted 1 base in 1 codon), encoding MHYHFNLSDISKKFQGLLRSNKDYTNTKPRFLRLWIHECFRVFCDRLTEEKDRDWFMNLVSDMLGKHFELTFHALCPSKSPPIFGHFLNPFEVYDDLNDPVALRKYIANQMEEYNSCPGVVKMELVLFREAIEHVCRIVRVVSQPRGNLLCVGIGGSGRQSLTRIASYISECNTFQVVVTKTYGVKDFREDLKVLYTACGVDCKKTTFIFCDTQIVEXTFTEIINNLLSSGEVTNLYKPDEFEDIKSSLEKPMKAANLMQTAESVYLFLVDRVRANMHIVLCFSPIGDEFRNRIRQYPALINATTTNWFLEWPREALLEVAYKFLDGVELLASITGPRVRRKESLVESREDTLRASVASIMSLIHSSVGKYSVKMWNEMRRTNYVTPTNYLELVSGYKEMLKMKRHEVALQANKLRNGLGKVEETTKLVGQMSEELAVAQVQVAEYTEQCIEYMGVINVQQRNADEQQRSVAARSKKTQEEEVQCKKLADAALRDLASAMPALDEAVKALDALNKKDITEVKSYAKSTPQKVEMVLEAVLILLQKEPTWAEAKRQLGDQYFLDRLREFDKDNISDKTLKKIGTYTAKPDFDPEIVGTVSLAAKSLCLWVRAIEKYGKVYKIVKPKKERLEEALESLRMKQQILAEARAKLRELSEMIARLQREYDEKVAQKDELERKSKLLQLKLERAEALISGLSGERERWEQTVERLDKEFDNLPGDCLIATGFVAYLGPFVSEYREALMDDWFNEVYNEAVPVTMDLSMKNFLLDDATLRDWNYMGLPDDNFSAENGIIVVRATRWPLAVDPQGQALIWISRLEEQNDIQLVDFGQPNYLKVMETCLTEGKPIIVQNVGEVLDPSIAPILDKAIVKIGNSMVIKFNEKMVPYNEDFKMYLTTKLGNPVYTPETLTKTTMVNFAVKEQGLTSQLLGIVVRKERPQLEQMKDNLVMTIANNKKTLMDLENDLLRIMYESQVPLLENEELFVTLQTSQRTSLEVKDALITSQETEREIDTARQGYVPVAVRASVLFFALNDLSRIDPMYQFXLDAYIDLFTYSIDRSPKGGELEDRINNLNEFHTYAVYKNTCRALFERHKLLLSFHMVSRILFQMGKMNINEYLFLLKGGVVLDRSEQPDNPT